GTCCTACTATAATTATCTGTTGAGTATCTGCCATATTGACTCTAGATGTATCATATTCAGTACCACTACTTTCTGACACTATAGAAATACTCCCTATGTCCAAGATGATATTAACAAGCTACACAAGTCAGGCAGTTATTGAATCTTTGATATAGAGACTATGATTGAGAAACTGATTTCTTAAGTTCATTGAATTttagataattaaaatttatgtttagaAAACCACTTTTGGCTAATGTTTACTACATGTGACTAATTATAGTGACTGTGACAACTACAGCACAAACAGAAATGTTAAGAGGAATTGGAAGCCTGATgaaatttattttagttatttatttttgttaatatataATAAGTAGCAATGTTTCTAGTATATATACTGTAAAACTCCTTTATGTATTAagtaaacatttatacacatgaaTAACATGGTAAGTAGAGTGGAAGTATCATCCATCTAAAGGGTTAAAATTGGCAGGTGTATAGAAGGTTACAGAAAAATGTCATCAAGAattagcccttttttttttttttcccagagctgaggactgaacccaggaccttgtgcttgctaggcaagcactctaccactgagataaaTCCCAAATCTCACGAGATCAGCAGCTATCACGAGAGCTCAAAGTTCCATGAGAGTTTAGTCCCACGAGAGTTTAACCACAAGGTTCTGGACTGTCCACAAGCAGTGGTGCGTCACTATCGCCTCAGGTTGGTTAGTCAGAGACCTCAATCATGCCTTGGGATCCCAGGCCAAGGCAGGGAAGCAATAGATCTAGATTTAAGAGCTGTGCTTATCGTGGAGCACGTACAAAGATAACAGCTGCTGACACAGGGTACAGAGACGATACTCTTTCCCTCAATAAGTATCAGGGGCTTCCGAATTCCGACCAGGGGAACAACATGGCAGATGGCCCTCGGTTTGGCTTCTGGACTTCAGTAAGCCAGTGTCTGCAGTATTTGTGGACCCAGAGGCACTTGGGCCTGCTTCTACTTTTGTTCTGGACTCTGGTTGTCCTGTTCTGTCTTGTGAACACTGGTGAGTGTTGGTTCTAGGCTAGAGAAGGGGTGATAGAGACTTGGGAAGTGTGAGGTAGATGAAGACAAGTTTGGGAGAGAGCAATGGGTAGGGCCTGGGAAGGGATTGGAGCAAAAGGAGGGTGATTGGGGTGCTAGTCAGCAAGGGTAATGGGGTCAAAGGTGGCAGGGCAAGATAGAGAGCTAGGGGGGTTGAAAGGGAGTAGTGAGGCAGGGATTGAGGGGCATGAGGCACAGGAGTTGGGATGATGTAGCAGGAGCCTATAAGGCAGTGCtgagggggatggggtgggaatcCAGTggtgaattctggtcctctgaaacAAAATTGTTCATAACTACTGAGCATCTCACTAGCACCtataatagtaattattataGTAATTATAGAAATTAgcaatattatataaacattaatatttattaattatattataattataaacaattatacattattaaaatGTGCTATATTATTTTTCCCTAACAATATCAATAATATCAATTAAATTATGATAAttatagtatttatattttatattatgtcaACTATAATAATGACACTATattatagaataataaaatgtaataatgttATTACGTGGggatatatgtttgtgtgagtaaATGGATGTTTGTATATGCCATAGActgcatatgaaggtcagaggacaactttgtcgAGTCACATCAGttcttatcttccttcctttataCTTACCTTCCAAGGATCAAATGAAGGTTCTCAGACTTGCTtggcaagtgctttttttttccttgtaatttttttgtaactagtttgtgtgtttctttttttaaaaatttttaacttatttttttagatattttcttcatttacatttcaaatgctatcccgaatgtcctctataccctccccccaccctgttcccctgcctacccactcccacttcttggccctggcgttcccctgtatggggcagtGCTTTTATCAATGACTCATCTTGCTAGCACCAggtcagattattttattttggctctcGGATTGGCTAATAATAACAAAAGGTGTGAGGGTACAAGAAAAGTGGCATTTGGTTGTACTATTGTCACAGGTATACTTCAGGGTTTTACTGGAACATAATAACCCAGTGGTACATTGTGCAAGACCCTTCTTGGGTTTAATTTGaagcaccaaaaagaaaaaaaatatcaccaaacaaaacaaataataacaaaataatgaatttatcaaaaagattttaaaatattagcaaatataTAGCTCGAATAATATTCTAAGCAGATGATAATCATTggaatgttctttaaaataaaaatgagtttaaaaacaTAAGTGTTTTCCTAAATAATAATTGAGCCATATAAAGGAATAACCGAGGCATAATTAAAGAGATGGTTGGAGAATGTTTTTCTTACATGGGAGAGAATTATgcaaatgaaactaaaaaaactaaaattggGTTCTCTGTAGTAGAACAAAAGAGGGCTGAGGTCCTTGTGTAAGGACATCAGCAGCTTTCAAGACTTTGTATCATAGGTTCTAATTTACTTGGAATGCCTactgtttctgatttttcttttcttttttgttcctgatttttccaTTGGTAGGCCTTTAAACACTAAGCTTTTTGCTTGGCAAAAATTGTTATTTAAATCATTGTTCAGAAGGCCAACACTACGTGTGAGACAGTATGTTAAATATTTGctaattttaatactttttcagttttcttgcaGAATCACAATCTGATTACCAATGCTCCTTATGTTGTTACAGATTAAAATGCAACATCTGTTATATTTCCAGAATTAGTTTAAGCAAACGTTATTTACTATTTAAGCTTCATTGAAAAATGACAAATGTTTATATGTCCTGGGATTAATAATTTCACTTATTAACACTTCTCTGTCTCCAAAAGTGAAATTGCCCTTGCTTGCTGAAGCTGCAGAACTTGAACCCCAATTAGGAAGTATGTTGCGCTTTTTCTTTCCAACAAGTAagttgttgattttttaaaacttaatgtcCTTGGTTTAAAACAGTAATTAAGTATTCAGGAAAGAGTGTGCTTTCTCAATATTGGAGAGGAACAGGCATACATTTGAGACTCTGCCCTTTGCCTTAGGCAAGATAATCTCTCTGGAATTAGTGTTTTCATCTTATAATGAAGATATATACCCCAGGAATTGCGAAGATAAAGTGGGACAATAATTACAAGGCAAATGTGGCAGATAAAGGCTTAAATTTGTAATTTAGcttaaaatggttttatttttaggaataCGTAAAGCCTTTATAATTTACCTGAGTGACATGGCCTAATTTAGTCACTGACCCAGTACTGTGAAATTGATGTCTTGTGTGGCATTAAGCAGTGGCTCTGTTGTTATGGAATATACCAGATGTTTTCCCCATCTGTGTTAATGATAAAGAGCTCAGGTTTCAAGTTACATCGTTTTGTGATCAGTAtatggtgttttttgttgttgtttgttttgtttagttttaaatcaAGCATATGATAGCCTTTGAGAACTATTAACCACAAATATACATGCTTTATTTTGTGCAGCATGTGGTCCGCTCTCAAACTGAAGTTTCTCATAAATTGTCATGATTTTACTAAAAAATATGTAGACTTTATTCTAAGAAAATCCAACATATTTAAAGTTAAATCCTTTGTTGAATTCCATCTCTCACCACTCAActtttctgtagaaaaaaaaatctctttaaactTCTCTAGTGGTTTCATCAAGTATAAAATAGCTATTGTAACACTTACTACCTATGAGAATAGCAAAATAAACGGATTCTTAAAGCTACTGCCATAGTCAAGTTGAATGAACAAGAAAATAAGTCTGGAAAGTATTATTTTTGGATAGTCTAAAAGAAGGGCTTATTgagtataacaaaaataaatgatagttTAAGCTTTAGAGCTTTGAAAACAATCATAAATAAACTGTCAAACACTTGCCTAGGATGGTTGCAGTAGTACAAACACTGAAAAAGTGACCTTGAAAATGGttcaaatctatttatttatttatttatctatctatccatccatctatttatttatttatttataattttaattttcctatcCTAACACAAGACTTTTAATCAAAATCAATTGTATAAAACTGTTTTTCATCAAATCAAATAGTTTcgtcttcttcccccctcccccttcttctctccatttcttccttttattactTTTGACAAGGACCAATATAGCCAAAGGTAATCTTCAAATTCTTTATGTACCCAAGGATGATATGATATTAAACTTCTGTTCCTTTTGCTTCCATCTTCCAAATTCTATAATTAGAGCcacatgccaccaagcctgggttttatgtggtactgggaaaTCCAACCCAGGGTCACATGTATATTAGTCAGGCACTTACTAAGCAACATTCCCAgtcctgcttcttctttttttcttttttctttttttattattattttctttatttgcatttcaaatgctatcctgaaagttccctataccccccccccctgctcccctacccacccactcccactatttggccgaggcgttcccttgtgctgggtcatataaagtttgcaagaccaaggggcctctcttcccagtgatggccgattaggccatcttctgctacatatgctttttttaaaagaagaaacatttgaCCTATTTTGATTTGCGTGTTTGAAAATGCAGGATTAATATTTATCAATTGTACATGCTACCTGTTTTGAAAACGATAATTATGAACTATCCAATTTAAAGGATTGTAGTATTTtcaacacaaagaaatgataaatgtttaagatatatatatatatatatatatatatatatatatgtatatatacatatatcacatttttGTGATTCTGAAATggtttttacatatatgtatttcttaAATTAGCCTTTTAAAAGTAGAATACAAAGGACTAGGTTTCAGTCTAGCATTTGTGTCCTTCGTTTGTTTTTGctgctcttttctggcctttctcctctgcttgtctcctccttgtcctcctcctcaaAGTAACCCCCTTTTGCTTCAGGTCATGCTGTTTTTAACCATTGATTTTTATCGTTTTAATAATGTGTCTGTATGTTAGTATGtgattatgtacatgtgtgtgtgcaagtgcccaATGAAAACAAAGGTATTCGattcttctggagctggagttacaagcagttgtgatcCACCTGACATGGATGTGAGAAATCTAACTCTGATCTTCCGGATGTGAcctactcttaacctctgagccatctcagtccCTCACATATGTTCAActtactttttccttcttttttcctacTCCCTTAAGACTTTTTACCCCCTGTCATAAGtctcctttctagtttcataCCCACCATGTACTcacactgttgtgttttataaaaaaagaaagaaccaggataTGTTGGATAAAGTGAGATATAGTGAGGTGTAGGGGGTGCCTCCTCCgccccatgctgagacatccctttaATCTCAGGTACCAGTATGgagtagagtttatttaggacatggggaggggagttgaggatgcaatagaggcagagaaaggtgggggagaggcaggggagggagagaaagaagaggagagacaggtcaggaacatgtggagagagaagggacagagagtaagagactaaGAGGGTaagggagtaagagagtgaggagagggcagacagtcccttttatagtaagTCAGGCACACCTgcctattgccaggtaactgtggggcagagcctagaaggaatgctaacacacacagatataaaaattaaattacaggATGTGTGTATGAGAGATGACACAGATATAAAGATTAAATTATAGGATGTGTGTATGAAAGATGACATGTATgtagcatttgtttttctgagattgAGTTGTTTTACTTAAAAGAATAATTACTAGTTCTCTCTATTTTTCTGTAAATGTGATTTCAAAATCACAGAAAGTATCCTTAAGTACTATTTAGTTCCGTCTTTGGGTCACTACCAGCTCCTTTGTGGCTTATAGGTCTTTTAAAACTATCTTACCAGGTTAGGGACTTATTTCAATTCATAAAATGTTTGCCCAACATGCACAACGCTCTGAGTTTGAGCCAAAGCGCGGTATGAAACTGGGCATGtggtatacatctgtaatcctagcaatcaggaggttgaggcaggagaatctagAGTTCAAGGGTATTTGTGGCtggagacctggtctcaaaaagaTAGCCCATAGTTAGCAATTTGTATATTTCTACAGTTTACCCAGGATGAAAAGTGTACTGTTAAAATAACTGTggtaacttttattttctcattttaactttagctttaatcattatttatatttttgaatatacTGTTACGTTTGTCTTTTTTCTCCtgctttgtatttatttgattGTAAAAAGTGCTTATTAATCATGCTAACTATTCTTTCTTCGATTCCTATCTCTGAAAGCATGCATCATAAGGGACaatcaggtggtggtggcatgtaATAACCAGCCGTATCTCAGCAAGAGTGAATGTTTAAAATCCAAGTGCTGTTCTTCAACATCTGGGACTAAAATCAAATGCTATGCCCCAGTAAGGGACAGTAAGTAGATCCtatctcatttgtttatttcctttacatactgaaaagaaaagtcaagtaGGAAAACATTTAAGTAAGTAGGTGGCGTGGTTTcaagtacatatttatatatttcccaGCTTAACATTTCTAAGGAACACCAACCCAAGAAAAACAGCATTAATACAAATTCTGAAGGAATTCCCATTCAGAATTAATCTAACCTGTTCAGTTGGTTCAGTTACTCCATTTTTTCCCCAAAGCATCTTAAGCTTTTATATGAGCTGTGACCCTCTTCCTGAGAGACTGTACTCTTGGTGTGAAAAAGAGTATAGAGTGAGCCATTTCATGACCAACTAGGAAGCAGAGGTGGAGAATGCAGGGAGAAGGTCTTGGCAAGATGTTCTTCTACTTGGGCCCTGCTTCTAATTTTCATTAACTGCCCCCCCATGCCATTAGTAAATTATAAATTTAGCAAGTGATTAAACCACTCATTAATTGCAGGATAGCTTTCAGGATCTAATCTGTTTGGAAGTTTTCTTAAAGATACACCCAGTGGTTTGCATCACTTATTTTTTCTGAAGCTGGTCAGTTGCCAGTCAACACTTGTGTAATTCCTTCTCACTCACTGTAAAGAGTCATAGATGCTATACCTATACCAAAAGAGAGATTAACAGGAGAAAAAAACCTCACAAATGTATTTGGTCATAATTTTATGTGACATTGGTCTTGTTTTAAGTTAAGAGTTGATGATGCAAGGCAACATTAAATATACTTAGATTCTATGACACGTGGGCACATGTGGAAATGATTGGACCAAAAGAGATTTAACTGAGGAGATGTGACCAAACTCTTAACATCGCTGCATAGTATTCCTTCCTCTGGGCTATCTGCCTTTTTGAAATAGAAGTCCTATGACCTACTAAGTCAgggatttctctctttctgttctctcttcccgTCTGtggattttgctttttgtttgattgcttgCTTTTATCTTTTAATGTGTGGTCTCATGAAGCTcaggcttgcttcaaatttgCTTTGTAGTTGAGGATAACATGGaacttttcattttcctgtatCATACCTTCAGATGTTCAAATTACAGTCCTGTGCCATAGCAGCCAGCTGGTCAGAGGATTTCTTTATCTCCAAGATTGATCAGAGGAACAGTTTTGGGCGCATGGCTGGCTTTAAGGAAAAGGACTTCTGCTTTCTCTGACCTGTCATGAGGGGAGTGAGGAGTAGGAGATATGAAGCCAGGAGAAAATCAGAATGATTTTTTCCTGACTTCTGGTATGACTTTGATCTTTCTTTGTAGCAGATGATGACTTTGAATTTGCAgtgagattataagcatgcactACTACACCTAGTTTAAGCCATGGTGCTAAAAGTCACACCTCAGACTTCATGCATACTAAGTAAGCACTCTGCCAGCTTCTGGGCCTCCAAGGCTATGTGGGAGGCCTTTCATCTGGGCTATCAGTTCCTGCTAGCCCTAATAATACCAGTTTAGCATGACTTAGCTTAACCTTTTATTTTCAGGTTctcctctgtcttagtcagggtttctattcctgcacaaacatcatgaccaagaagcagttggggaggaaagggtttatttggcttacacttccacattgctgttcatcaccaaaggatgcaggactggaactcaagcaggtcagaaagcaggagctgatgcagaggccatggagggatgttctttactggNNNNNNNNNNNNNNNNNNNNNNNNNNNNNNNNNNNNNNNNNNNNNNNNNNNNNNNNNNNNNNNNNNNNNNNNNNNNNNNNNNNNNNNNNNNNNNNNNNNNNNNNNNNNNNNNNNNNNNNNNNNNNNNNNNNNNNNNNNNNNNNNNNNNNNNNNNNNNNNNNNNNNNNNNNNNNNNNNNNNNNNNNNNNNNNNNNNNNNNNNNNNNNNNNNNNNNNNNNNNNNNNNNNNNNNNNNNNNNNNNNNNNNNNNNNNNNNNNNNNNNNNNNNNNNNNNNNNNNNNNNNNNNNNNNNNNNNNNNNNNNNNNNNNNNNNNNNNNNNNNNNNNNNNNNNNNNNNNNNNNNNNNNNNNNNNNNNNNNNNNNNNNNNNNNNNNNNNNNNNNNNNNNNNNNNNNNNNNNNNNNNNNNNNNNNNNNNNNNNNNNNNNNNNNNNNNNNNNNNNNNNNNNNNNNNNNNNNNNNNNNNNNNNNNNNNNNNNNNNNNNNNNNNNNNNNNNNNNNNNNNNNNNNNNNNNNNNNNNNNNNNNNNNNNNNNNNNNNNNNNNNNNNNNNNNNNNNNNNNNNNNNNNNNNNNNNNNNNNNNNNNNNNNNNNNNNNNNNNNNNNNNNNNNNNNNNNNNNNNNNNNNNNNNNNNNNNNNNNNNNNNNNNNNNNNNNNNNNNNNNNNNNNNNNNNNNNNNNNNNNNNNNNNNNNNNNNNNNNNNNNNNNNNNNNNNNNNNNNNNNNNNNNNNNNNNNNNNNNNNNNNNNNNNNNNNNNNNNNNNNNNNNNNNNNNNNNNNNNNNNNNNNNNNNNNNNNNNNNNNNNNNNNNNNNNNNNNNNNNNNNNNNNNNNNNNNNNNNNNNNNNNNNNNNNNNNNNNNNNNNNNNNNNNNNNNNNNNNNNNNNNNNNNNNNNNNNNNNNNNNNNNNNNNNNNNNNNNNNNNNNNNNNNNNNNNNNNNNNNNNNNNNNNNNNNNNNNNNNNNNNNNNNNNNNNNNNNNNNNNNNNNNNNNNNNNNNNNNNNNNNNNNNNNNNNNNNNNNNNNNNNNNNNNNNNNNNNNNNNNNNNNNNNNNNNNNNNNNNNNNNNNNNNNNNNNNNNNNNNNNNNNNNNNNNNNNNNNNNNNNNNNNNNNNNNNNNNNNNNNNNNNNNNNNNNNNNNNNNNNNNNNNNNNNNNNNNNNNNNNNNNNNNNNNNNNNNNggagcctctcccccttgatcactaattgaggaaatgccccacagctggatctcatgggggaatttccccaactgaagctcctttctctgtgataactccagNtgtgtcaagttgacacaaagctagccagtacatcgTCCTATGTAAAAATGTTCCCATGTATCTTGTATTCAACAACTTGGCATGTAGTAATAGATGCCATTTTTTCCTGTGAGGTGCCtttattagcttttctttgttctcttttcgAATGATCCAGCATAAAATTACCctcttaagatttttatttcttagggCTAGAAtgatagctcaggggttaagagcactgactgctcttccaNaggtcctgagttccaatcccaccaaccacatggtagttcacaaccatctacaatgtgatttgataccctcttctggtgtgtctgaagacagctacagtgtactcacatacacaaaataaataaataaatcttaaaaagatctttatttctttctgaagtACCACCTTTTTTTCTTACCTTCATTTGCTAGTGGGGACATACTATCTG
This window of the Mus pahari chromosome X, PAHARI_EIJ_v1.1, whole genome shotgun sequence genome carries:
- the Fmr1nb gene encoding fragile X mental retardation 1 neighbor protein isoform X1 encodes the protein MPWDPRPRQGSNRSRFKSCAYRGARTKITAADTGYRDDTLSLNKYQGLPNSDQGNNMADGPRFGFWTSVSQCLQYLWTQRHLGLLLLLFWTLVVLFCLVNTVKLPLLAEAAELEPQLGSMLRFFFPTTCIIRDNQVVVACNNQPYLSKSECLKSKCCSSTSGTKIKCYAPVRDKPTQMFRVFGLAAISIIVLGFLPMCCCSFCRRRKRMNRMLKILKKQKSKGKRPKGRKASEERALLFH
- the Fmr1nb gene encoding fragile X mental retardation 1 neighbor protein isoform X3; amino-acid sequence: MPWDPRPRQGSNRSRFKSCAYRGARTKITAADTGYRDDTLSLNKYQGLPNSDQGNNMADGPRFGFWTSVSQCLQYLWTQRHLGLLLLLFWTLVVLFCLVNTEPTQMFRVFGLAAISIIVLGFLPMCCCSFCRRRKRMNRMLKILKKQKSKGKRPKGRKASEERALLFH
- the Fmr1nb gene encoding fragile X mental retardation 1 neighbor protein isoform X2, giving the protein MPWDPRPRQGSNRSRFKSCAYRGARTKITAADTGYRDDTLSLNKYQGLPNSDQGNNMADGPRFGFWTSVSQCLQYLWTQRHLGLLLLLFWTLVVLFCLVNTVKLPLLAEAAELEPQLGSMLRFFFPTKPTQMFRVFGLAAISIIVLGFLPMCCCSFCRRRKRMNRMLKILKKQKSKGKRPKGRKASEERALLFH